A DNA window from Ornithinimicrobium humiphilum contains the following coding sequences:
- a CDS encoding thiamine pyrophosphate-binding protein, producing MTTAVRPQTEQSLRTVAEVVGATLHRLGLREIFGVVGSGNYVVTAELVRRGARYVSARHELGAGMMADAHARVTGRVTALSVHQGCGLTNALTAITEAAKSRTPLLVLTGDTPPTAKTSNFWIDQEATLLGLGVEVAAVRSAATAVKDTVRAYQRARDERRTVVLNLPLDVQEQLLAGDPGPDLPLGYSLLRTPESQEGAELVARALLAAERPVILGGRGALGAREELVDLADRSGALLATTAVARGLFQGHPWSVDVMGGFATPAAAELITDADLVVAFGAGLNGWTTRHGALLEGSTVIVVDSDPDAIGFHHEPDHAIVADSGAIARAAGAIVGQRAGVGYRTDAARTAIDTGGRWSQVPYEDTSTTTHLDPRTLSIAVDGILPTDRVVAADGGNFIGYPSMYLSVPDARSFVFPQAFQSIGLALGAAIGAAVARPDVVTVAAVGDGGFMMSLTELDTAVRLGLRLLVLVYDDAAYGAELHHFDDDHDALRVVTFPDTDIAAIARGFGAEAITARTVEDLTPIRDWVERPDSGPLLVDAKITSFPSWVLAHAFKGEK from the coding sequence GTGACCACCGCGGTGCGCCCGCAGACGGAGCAGTCGCTGCGCACGGTCGCCGAGGTCGTCGGTGCGACCCTGCACCGCCTGGGGCTGCGGGAGATCTTCGGCGTCGTCGGGTCCGGCAACTACGTCGTCACCGCCGAGCTCGTGCGCCGCGGCGCACGCTACGTCTCGGCCCGGCACGAGCTGGGCGCCGGCATGATGGCCGACGCGCACGCCCGCGTCACCGGCCGCGTGACGGCCCTGAGCGTGCACCAGGGCTGCGGCCTCACCAACGCGCTGACCGCGATCACGGAGGCGGCCAAGAGCCGGACCCCGCTGCTCGTCCTCACCGGCGACACCCCGCCCACCGCCAAGACCAGCAACTTCTGGATCGACCAGGAGGCCACCCTGCTCGGGCTCGGCGTCGAGGTCGCCGCGGTGCGGTCGGCCGCGACGGCCGTCAAGGACACGGTCCGCGCCTACCAGCGGGCCCGTGACGAGCGGCGCACCGTCGTGCTCAACCTCCCGCTCGACGTCCAGGAGCAGCTGCTCGCCGGCGACCCCGGGCCGGACCTGCCCCTCGGCTACTCCCTCCTGCGGACCCCCGAGAGCCAGGAGGGCGCCGAGCTCGTGGCCCGCGCCCTGCTGGCGGCGGAGCGGCCCGTGATCCTCGGTGGCCGTGGCGCCCTGGGCGCGCGCGAGGAGCTCGTCGACCTCGCCGACCGCAGCGGAGCCCTGCTGGCCACCACCGCGGTGGCGCGCGGCCTGTTCCAGGGCCACCCCTGGTCGGTCGACGTCATGGGGGGCTTCGCCACGCCGGCCGCCGCCGAGCTCATCACCGACGCCGACCTGGTCGTCGCCTTCGGTGCCGGGCTCAACGGCTGGACCACCCGGCACGGCGCGCTGCTCGAGGGCTCGACCGTGATCGTCGTCGACTCCGACCCCGACGCGATCGGCTTCCACCACGAGCCCGACCACGCGATCGTGGCGGACTCCGGCGCGATCGCCCGCGCCGCCGGCGCGATCGTGGGGCAGCGCGCCGGCGTCGGCTACCGGACCGACGCGGCCCGGACGGCCATAGACACCGGCGGCCGCTGGTCCCAGGTGCCCTACGAGGACACCAGCACCACCACCCACCTCGACCCCCGGACGCTGTCGATCGCGGTGGACGGCATCCTGCCGACCGACCGGGTGGTGGCGGCCGACGGCGGCAACTTCATCGGCTACCCCTCGATGTACCTGTCCGTCCCGGACGCCCGCAGCTTCGTCTTCCCGCAGGCGTTCCAGTCCATCGGCCTCGCCCTCGGTGCGGCCATCGGCGCCGCGGTCGCCCGGCCCGACGTGGTCACCGTGGCCGCCGTCGGGGACGGCGGGTTCATGATGAGCCTCACCGAGCTGGACACAGCGGTGCGCCTCGGGCTCCGGCTGCTGGTCCTCGTCTACGACGACGCGGCCTACGGGGCCGAGCTGCACCACTTCGACGACGACCACGACGCCCTCCGGGTCGTGACCTTCCCCGACACCGACATCGCGGCCATCGCGCGCGGCTTCGGTGCCGAGGCGATCACGGCGCGGACGGTCGAGGACCTGACCCCGATCCGCGACTGGGTCGAGCGGCCCGACTCCGGCCCGCTGCTCGTCGACGCCAAGATCACCTCCTTCCCGTCCTGGGTGCTCGCGCACGCCTTCAAGGGCGAGAAGT
- a CDS encoding ABC transporter ATP-binding protein: protein MSDTTQPTSPVGPRPEREVLLSVRDVRKVYASDAGPVEAVRNLTFDVARGELACIVGPSGAGKTTLLKIISGLLEPTSGEVILEGERVTGPPRTMAVVFQEYGRSLFPWLTVHGNVELPLKNARVPAAERERRVAAALEAVGLAHAHKRYPWQLSGGMQQRVAIARAVAYEPHVLLMDEPFAAVDAQTRADLEDLVRDIWQRLGVTVLFVTHDIDESVYLAERVIVLSSSPTVVQEDVHIDLPAQRSQLETRSTARFAELRHHIYEQIQLAKAGIVPAQIAHGVSADNLDTKETAMSQSETELEQVTP, encoded by the coding sequence GTGAGTGACACCACCCAGCCCACCAGCCCGGTCGGCCCCCGGCCCGAGCGCGAGGTGCTGCTCTCGGTCCGCGACGTGCGCAAGGTCTACGCCTCCGACGCCGGCCCGGTCGAGGCCGTCCGCAACCTCACCTTCGACGTCGCCCGGGGCGAGCTGGCCTGCATCGTCGGCCCCTCCGGGGCGGGCAAGACCACCCTGCTCAAGATCATCTCGGGGCTGCTCGAGCCGACGTCGGGCGAGGTCATCCTCGAGGGCGAGCGCGTCACCGGCCCGCCGCGCACGATGGCCGTGGTCTTCCAGGAGTACGGCCGCTCGCTCTTCCCGTGGCTCACGGTGCACGGCAACGTCGAGCTGCCGCTGAAGAACGCCAGGGTGCCCGCCGCCGAGCGCGAGCGCCGGGTCGCGGCGGCCCTGGAGGCGGTCGGCCTGGCCCACGCGCACAAGCGCTACCCCTGGCAGCTCTCCGGAGGTATGCAGCAGCGCGTCGCCATCGCGCGCGCCGTGGCCTACGAGCCGCACGTGCTGCTCATGGACGAGCCGTTCGCCGCCGTCGACGCCCAGACCCGGGCCGACCTCGAGGACCTGGTCCGCGACATCTGGCAGCGCCTCGGCGTGACGGTGCTCTTCGTCACCCACGACATCGACGAGTCGGTCTACCTGGCCGAGCGCGTCATCGTCCTGTCCTCCTCGCCGACGGTGGTCCAGGAGGACGTCCACATCGACCTGCCCGCGCAGCGGTCCCAGCTGGAGACCCGCTCCACGGCTCGGTTCGCCGAGCTGCGGCACCACATCTACGAGCAGATCCAGCTGGCCAAGGCGGGCATCGTCCCGGCCCAGATCGCCCACGGCGTCAGCGCCGACAATCTCGACACGAAGGAGACGGCCATGTCCCAGTCCGAGACCGAGCTCGAGCAGGTGACCCCGTGA
- a CDS encoding ABC transporter permease, whose translation MSLLRKAFYAVALPAVLVALWWLLSRDTDSFWVPRPGELVTVFREVWIGDRLVDDVLPSLVRLAVGLAGAIVLGIGLGLAIGSSRVLRRLTEPVLEFFRAIPPPVLVPVLMVLIGVNDTMKVAVIVFGCTWPILLNTIEGVRAVDEVLSDTAKVYGIQGPSRISMLTLPAASPAFITGIRQALSIGLILMVISEMFASSSGLGFTIIQFQRSFAVPEMWSGIALLGLIGVLMAAIFSLVERRVLRWYHGLKEVEHSE comes from the coding sequence ATGAGCCTCCTGCGCAAGGCGTTCTACGCCGTGGCGCTGCCCGCCGTGCTCGTCGCGCTGTGGTGGCTGCTCAGCCGCGACACCGACAGCTTCTGGGTGCCCAGGCCCGGCGAGCTGGTCACCGTCTTCCGCGAGGTGTGGATCGGCGACCGGCTGGTCGACGACGTCCTGCCCTCGCTGGTCCGCCTCGCGGTCGGGCTCGCCGGCGCGATCGTCCTGGGCATCGGCCTGGGGCTGGCCATCGGGTCCTCGCGGGTGCTGCGGCGCCTGACCGAGCCCGTGCTGGAGTTCTTCCGGGCGATCCCGCCGCCGGTGCTCGTCCCGGTCCTCATGGTCCTCATCGGCGTCAACGACACGATGAAGGTGGCCGTCATCGTCTTCGGCTGCACCTGGCCGATCCTGCTCAACACCATCGAGGGCGTCCGGGCCGTGGACGAGGTGCTCTCGGACACCGCCAAGGTCTACGGCATACAGGGGCCCTCGCGGATCAGCATGCTGACGCTGCCGGCCGCCAGCCCGGCCTTCATCACCGGCATCCGGCAGGCGCTCTCCATCGGGCTGATCCTCATGGTCATCTCCGAGATGTTCGCCTCCTCGTCCGGTCTCGGTTTCACCATCATCCAGTTCCAGCGGTCCTTCGCCGTGCCCGAGATGTGGAGCGGCATCGCGCTGCTCGGCCTCATCGGCGTGCTGATGGCCGCGATCTTCTCCCTCGTGGAACGGCGCGTGCTGCGCTGGTACCACGGCCTGAAAGAGGTCGAGCACAGTGAGTGA
- a CDS encoding ABC transporter permease: MVDVATTPVPGSGERVAARRSRSLEDRLLALPPAVLGLAGTLIFLLVWELVPALGIIPAKYLPPPSEVLPVFARNLTYVEFWAAVWDTLQGWGLGLAFASAVAVVAGLVIGGSTLLRRLTASTIEFLRPIPSVALIPLAVLLFGVDLESKLLLVVYASFWQVLIQVLYGVADVDPVARNTARSFGMGYLARVRHVVWPTVLPYLMTGLRLGASVALILAVTSELVINNPGLGREIALAQSSGSYAPMYALVLATGLIGVAINTVFRAIERRVLAWHPSVRAEVAR, from the coding sequence ATGGTCGACGTGGCGACGACGCCCGTCCCGGGCAGCGGGGAACGGGTGGCCGCACGCAGGTCCCGGTCCCTGGAGGACCGGCTGCTGGCGCTGCCCCCCGCGGTCCTGGGGCTGGCCGGGACACTGATCTTCCTGCTCGTCTGGGAGCTCGTGCCCGCGCTCGGGATCATCCCGGCGAAGTACCTGCCCCCGCCCAGCGAGGTCCTGCCGGTCTTCGCCCGCAACCTGACCTACGTCGAGTTCTGGGCCGCGGTCTGGGACACCCTGCAGGGCTGGGGCCTCGGCCTGGCCTTCGCCTCGGCGGTCGCCGTCGTGGCCGGGCTGGTCATCGGCGGCTCGACGCTGCTGCGGCGGCTGACCGCCAGCACGATCGAGTTCCTGCGCCCCATCCCCTCGGTGGCGCTCATCCCGCTGGCCGTGCTGCTCTTCGGCGTCGACCTGGAGTCCAAGCTGCTGCTGGTGGTCTACGCGTCGTTCTGGCAGGTGCTCATCCAGGTGCTCTACGGCGTCGCGGACGTCGACCCGGTGGCCCGCAACACGGCGCGCTCGTTCGGGATGGGCTATCTCGCCCGGGTGCGGCACGTGGTCTGGCCGACGGTCCTGCCCTACCTGATGACCGGGCTGCGGCTGGGTGCCTCGGTCGCCCTCATCCTGGCCGTCACCTCCGAGCTCGTGATCAACAACCCCGGCCTGGGCCGGGAGATCGCCCTGGCGCAGTCGAGCGGCTCCTACGCACCGATGTACGCGCTGGTCCTCGCCACCGGCCTGATCGGCGTGGCCATCAACACCGTCTTCCGGGCGATCGAGCGCCGCGTGCTCGCCTGGCACCCCTCGGTCCGGGCGGAGGTGGCCCGATGA
- the leuD gene encoding 3-isopropylmalate dehydratase small subunit translates to MDAFTTHTGTGVPLRRSNVDTDQIIPAEFCKRVSRTGFEDALFARWREDADFVLNQRAYSAGSVLVAGPDFGTGSSREHAVWALQQYGFKVVLSSKFADIFRGNSGKGGLLTAQIDQGDIELIWKRLEAEPGATVTVDLPARQVTCGDLVATFEIDDYVAWRLENGFDDISLTLRHEADIAGFEAARPTWTPVVTPAVTTV, encoded by the coding sequence ATGGACGCGTTCACCACCCACACCGGGACCGGCGTGCCGCTGCGGCGCTCCAACGTCGACACCGACCAGATCATCCCGGCCGAGTTCTGCAAGCGCGTCTCGCGCACCGGCTTCGAGGACGCGCTCTTCGCCCGATGGCGCGAGGACGCCGACTTCGTGCTCAACCAGCGGGCCTACTCCGCCGGCTCCGTCCTGGTCGCGGGACCGGACTTCGGCACCGGCTCCTCGCGCGAGCACGCGGTCTGGGCGCTGCAGCAGTACGGCTTCAAGGTCGTGCTGTCCTCGAAGTTCGCCGACATCTTCCGCGGCAACTCCGGCAAGGGCGGGCTGCTGACCGCCCAGATCGACCAGGGCGACATCGAGCTGATCTGGAAGCGGCTCGAGGCCGAGCCCGGCGCGACCGTCACCGTCGACCTGCCCGCCCGGCAGGTGACCTGCGGCGACCTCGTGGCCACCTTCGAGATCGACGACTACGTCGCGTGGCGCCTGGAGAACGGCTTCGACGACATCTCCCTCACGCTGCGGCACGAGGCCGACATCGCCGGCTTCGAGGCCGCGCGACCCACCTGGACGCCCGTCGTCACGCCTGCCGTGACGACGGTCTGA